Proteins encoded within one genomic window of Microbacterium sp. LKL04:
- a CDS encoding DUF4395 domain-containing protein, which translates to MADVRGIDPRGPRFAASITAVLLLIATLLALLGGSTAHTDAGFGWLSPLGGGMFIVPMQGWVLPFTPVGMRVLDPGFLAVLVIALLFLWGVVSPRTAPWSVLYRRAIQPRLAPPTDLEDPRPPRFAQGVGLFVTTIGLVLHVLGVPLALPIAAALAFMAAFLNAVFGLCLGCQLWLLLQRVGLVGRTA; encoded by the coding sequence GTGGCTGATGTGCGAGGGATCGATCCCCGGGGTCCGCGCTTCGCGGCATCCATCACCGCTGTGCTGCTGCTCATCGCGACGCTGCTCGCGCTGCTCGGTGGCTCGACGGCCCACACCGACGCGGGGTTCGGCTGGCTGAGCCCGCTCGGCGGCGGCATGTTCATCGTCCCCATGCAGGGATGGGTGCTTCCCTTCACCCCCGTGGGCATGCGGGTCCTGGATCCCGGCTTCCTCGCCGTGCTCGTCATCGCCCTCCTGTTCCTCTGGGGCGTCGTCTCGCCGCGCACCGCGCCGTGGAGCGTGCTCTATCGCCGTGCGATCCAGCCGCGCCTCGCTCCCCCGACCGACCTCGAAGACCCGCGCCCGCCGCGCTTCGCGCAGGGCGTCGGCCTGTTCGTCACGACCATCGGTCTCGTGCTCCACGTGCTCGGCGTTCCGCTCGCCCTGCCGATCGCGGCGGCGTTGGCGTTCATGGCGGCATTCCTCAACGCAGTGTTCGGCCTGTGCCTCGGATGCCAGTTGTGGCTCCTCCTGCAGCGCGTCGGTCTCGTCGGCCGCACCGCCTGA
- a CDS encoding OsmC family peroxiredoxin, which translates to MSVTSEATTSWKGTLFEGSGEVALESSNQGPLPVNWKARSEGSTSVTTPEELIAAAHSSCFSMALSNALAENGTPPESVETTASVTFIPGTGITGSHLNVSASVPGLSAEDFDRIANEAKTGCPVSAALSGIEITLEATLA; encoded by the coding sequence ATGAGCGTCACGAGCGAAGCCACCACCAGCTGGAAGGGCACCCTGTTCGAAGGGTCGGGCGAGGTCGCCCTCGAGAGCTCCAACCAGGGCCCGCTTCCCGTGAACTGGAAGGCCCGCAGCGAGGGATCGACGTCGGTGACGACGCCCGAGGAGCTCATCGCAGCAGCCCACTCGTCGTGCTTCAGCATGGCTCTCTCCAACGCCCTGGCCGAAAACGGCACTCCGCCTGAGAGCGTCGAGACGACGGCATCCGTCACCTTCATCCCGGGGACCGGCATCACGGGCTCGCACCTGAACGTCAGCGCATCCGTCCCCGGCCTCTCGGCCGAGGACTTCGACCGCATCGCGAACGAGGCGAAGACCGGATGCCCCGTCTCGGCAGCCCTGTCGGGCATCGAGATCACGCTCGAGGCGACGCTTGCCTGA
- a CDS encoding TIGR01777 family oxidoreductase — MPERRVVVSGASGLIGRALIDSLVADGYAVTRLVRHPAQGPDEVTWSPGEKPLDPQVLAGAEAVVNFNGATIGRFPWTASYKKQLVWSRLRPTQTLARALRELGEDAPLFVSSSASGYYPPDGHGRTFDETGPRGDAFLSELCGEWEAAAVASGARTALLRTAPVVHRDGVLKPLLLLTKLGLSGPLGRGTQVWPWISLDDEIRGIRHVMDHSITGPVNLTGPERATANDLGFALARRLNRPYLLRAPLWAIRLVLGKDAVDALLATDSHVVPAVLLESGFQFHHPTVEDAVAAAV; from the coding sequence TTGCCTGAGCGCCGCGTCGTCGTCTCGGGCGCGTCGGGCTTGATCGGACGCGCCCTCATTGACTCCCTCGTCGCCGACGGCTACGCCGTCACGCGGCTCGTCCGCCACCCGGCCCAGGGCCCCGACGAGGTCACCTGGTCGCCCGGTGAGAAGCCGCTCGATCCTCAGGTGCTCGCAGGCGCAGAAGCTGTCGTCAACTTCAACGGCGCGACCATCGGACGTTTCCCGTGGACGGCCTCGTACAAGAAGCAGCTCGTCTGGTCGCGCCTGCGCCCGACGCAGACGCTCGCCCGCGCACTCCGGGAGCTCGGCGAGGATGCGCCTCTGTTCGTCAGCTCGTCGGCGTCGGGGTACTACCCGCCCGACGGACACGGGCGCACGTTCGACGAGACCGGTCCGCGCGGCGACGCATTCCTTTCCGAGCTCTGCGGCGAGTGGGAGGCTGCCGCCGTCGCGTCGGGCGCTCGTACGGCGCTCCTGCGCACCGCCCCGGTCGTGCACCGCGACGGCGTCCTCAAGCCGCTGCTGCTGCTCACGAAGCTCGGACTGTCGGGACCGCTCGGACGCGGAACCCAGGTCTGGCCGTGGATCTCGCTCGATGACGAGATCCGCGGCATCCGTCACGTCATGGACCACAGCATCACGGGACCCGTCAACCTGACCGGGCCGGAGCGGGCTACGGCGAACGACCTCGGCTTCGCGCTCGCGCGTCGCTTGAACCGGCCGTACCTGCTCCGGGCGCCCCTCTGGGCCATCCGACTGGTCCTGGGGAAGGATGCCGTCGACGCGCTCCTCGCCACCGACTCGCACGTCGTGCCCGCGGTGCTCCTCGAGTCCGGGTTCCAGTTCCACCACCCGACCGTCGAGGACGCGGTGGCCGCGGCGGTCTGA